The Malus sylvestris chromosome 12, drMalSylv7.2, whole genome shotgun sequence genome contains a region encoding:
- the LOC126591877 gene encoding E3 ubiquitin-protein ligase AIRP2-like isoform X2, whose amino-acid sequence MRLSYSPAAQFFWFLIQWTDCHLAGSMGLLRIIIYKVYEDGKTTMSIHERKASLKEFYSVIFPSLLQLQRGLTEVEDRKQNEILSTKYKRKDEAVKGKLSEIDLEREEECGICMEMNSKVVLPNCSHCLCMKCYRNWRTRSQSCPFCRDSLKRVNSCDLWIYTSNNEIVDLSTISRENSKRLFMYIDKLPLIAPNPKFVSYDLRR is encoded by the exons ATGAGATTATCCTACAGCCCGGCCGCGCAATTCTTTTGGTTTCTCATTCAGTGGACTGATTGTCACCTTGCTGGATCCATGGGATTGCTTAGAATTATAATATACAAG GTGTACGAGGATGGGAAGACCACCATGTCTATTCATGAAAGAAAAGCTAGTCTAAAAGAGTTCTACA GCGTGATATTTCCTTCGTTATTGCAACTTCAGAGGGGATTGACTGAGGTAGAAGATAGGAAACAAAACGAAATCCTTTCCACCAAGTACAAGAGAAAAGACGAGGCGGTCAAAGGAAAGCTCTCCGAAATTGATTTAGAGCGAGAAGAAGAATGTGGTATTTGCATGGAGATGAACAGCAAGGTTGTATTGCCCAATTGCAGTCATTGTCTGTGTATGAAGTGCTATCGAAACTG GCGTACACGGTCTCAATCATGCCCCTTCTGCCGGGACAGTCTGAAACGAGTCAACTCATGTGATCTTTGGATCTACACCAGCAACAATGAGATTGTTGACCTGTCTACAATCTCTAGGGAGAATTCAAAGAGACTTtttatgtacattgataagctTCCTCTCATCGCGCCAAATCCTAAGTTTGTTTCGTATGATCTTCGTCGATAA
- the LOC126591877 gene encoding E3 ubiquitin-protein ligase AIRP2-like isoform X1 — protein MFRVFHGRDEKRVKTIRKRKMRKSFKDSLKALQADIQFANTLASGYPRENDGACFQMRLSYSPAAQFFWFLIQWTDCHLAGSMGLLRIIIYKVYEDGKTTMSIHERKASLKEFYSVIFPSLLQLQRGLTEVEDRKQNEILSTKYKRKDEAVKGKLSEIDLEREEECGICMEMNSKVVLPNCSHCLCMKCYRNWRTRSQSCPFCRDSLKRVNSCDLWIYTSNNEIVDLSTISRENSKRLFMYIDKLPLIAPNPKFVSYDLRR, from the exons ATGTTTAGAGTTTTTCATGGGAGGGATGAGAAAAGAGTAAAAACCATCAGGAAAAGAAAAATGCGAAAGTCCTTCAAGGATTCTCTCAAGGCGCTCCAAGCTGACATCCAGTTCGCCAACACTCT GGCTTCTGGTTATCCGAGGGAAAATGACGGGGCCTGCTTCCAAATGAGATTATCCTACAGCCCGGCCGCGCAATTCTTTTGGTTTCTCATTCAGTGGACTGATTGTCACCTTGCTGGATCCATGGGATTGCTTAGAATTATAATATACAAG GTGTACGAGGATGGGAAGACCACCATGTCTATTCATGAAAGAAAAGCTAGTCTAAAAGAGTTCTACA GCGTGATATTTCCTTCGTTATTGCAACTTCAGAGGGGATTGACTGAGGTAGAAGATAGGAAACAAAACGAAATCCTTTCCACCAAGTACAAGAGAAAAGACGAGGCGGTCAAAGGAAAGCTCTCCGAAATTGATTTAGAGCGAGAAGAAGAATGTGGTATTTGCATGGAGATGAACAGCAAGGTTGTATTGCCCAATTGCAGTCATTGTCTGTGTATGAAGTGCTATCGAAACTG GCGTACACGGTCTCAATCATGCCCCTTCTGCCGGGACAGTCTGAAACGAGTCAACTCATGTGATCTTTGGATCTACACCAGCAACAATGAGATTGTTGACCTGTCTACAATCTCTAGGGAGAATTCAAAGAGACTTtttatgtacattgataagctTCCTCTCATCGCGCCAAATCCTAAGTTTGTTTCGTATGATCTTCGTCGATAA